In Thermodesulfobacteriota bacterium, the DNA window GGCTGACCGCTTCGGGACTGAAGCTGAAAACGGGCGACGGCGCCGGCGGGAATGCGCCGGCCGGGGCGGCGCAGGCGGCGCCTGCCGCACCGGTCCAGCCGGGGCCGCTTCCCCTGCCGGATCCGGCCGCCATGACGCCGCAGCAGATGGCGGACGTCGTGGAGATGGTCAGCAGGCTTCCGCCCGAAGCGCAGCAGGAAATCCTGGCGGCCGGTCCGCTCCCTGGGGATGCGCCGGCGGCGCTGCAGCGGCAGGCCGCGGTTTCGCAGGTTGCCGCATCGGCGGCAACGCCGGAAGATGCCTCCGACAAGGCCCGGGCAGGATTCGACCGGCCGATCGGGCAGGGGCCCGCGGACCGGAAAGGGGCGGACCCGAAGCCGGAGATCGCGCGTCCGGAAGCGCAGGCGCCTCGCGCGCCCGCGGCTCCGGGACAGCTCTCGGCGGCAGTGTCTACTGAAGCGCCGGCTCCGCAGCAGCCCTCCGAGGATCTCATCAAGCTCTACCTGTTTCCCGGCGGCCTCCCGCCCGGACCCTTCCCGAAGAACCCCGACCCGCCGATGAGCAATCCGCTTCGGAACGACCGGAGTCTGAAAGCCGAGCTCAACACGTGGGACGACTGGGCCATGCGGCAGGCGGATTACGTTTTGGGCAAGTCGAACGATCCGTTGTATCCCGCAGCCACGGAGCGTGCCATCCTGAACGCCGGCGCGGTGAAGGACTACGCTCCCGAACTGTTCCCGCGATACGAAAGCGATCCGACGTTTCGCCTCGAGGTGGATCGAGGGCTGGAAGTCGCCGCCGGAACAGCGGTCGCGCATTACTACCGGGGGCAGGCGGAAGCGCACAAGGCCGCTCTTCGCTCGTTCCACGAGGACCTGGGAGCGCTCGCGGCGGCCGGTAAGCTGGACCGGCTGGTCCCCCTCGAAGATCAGTTCCGGCTCCATCCCGAGCGGCGGCAACTGGTGGAGGAAATCCGGAAGCGGCTTGAGGCCGAAGAGGCGGCTGCGGTGGAGATAGCGAAGGCCGTCGGGATCCTCCGGCTGAAGGAAGAGCATCGGCAACTGTTCCAACGCCTTCGCGCCGCCGCAAGCCGATAAAAATCTGCGAATCCGGCCCTTTCCCATTCCTTCTGCATCTTAACAGTAAGCTTTGCTCAAATGGGATAAGGGGGGATATTCGCCATGAGATCCTGGAAGCGCACATACGGATTGCTCTGTCTACTCTTCGCCGGCGTCCTCGTGGGTGCCTGCGGCGGCGGAGGAGGCGGAGGCGTGGTCGGCGCACCTGCGCCTCCCGCCGGGGCGCTGGACGTCTTCGTTTCACCGGACGTCGCCATGCGGTTCGCCTCGCTGGACAACGCGCAGGAGACGACAGGGTCGGACTCGACCGGAATCGGGGGCGGTTTCATCGCCGTGAACACCGTAACGGGCCAGGTTTCCGGATTCCTGGTGCATAACATCGCGGACGCGCAAAGCGCGCACATCCACGTGGGCGCCCGCGGGATCGCCGGCGGCATCGTCATCGAGCTGACGCCGGACAACACGGCAACAACCACCGTTTATACCGTGCCGGACAACACGTTTCTTCCGAACCCCGTGACGGACGTGCCTGCGTTCCTCGCGGGGAACCTGTACTTCAACGTGCACAACGCCGCGTTCCCCGGCGGCGTGATCCGGGGGCAGCTCGACATGGAGCCCACGACGATCCGCTTCGCCTCGCTGGACAACACGCAGGAGACGACGGGTTCGAACTCCGCGGGCATCGGCGGCGGGATCATCGGAATCGACGAGGTGACGGGCCAGGTCATGGGGTTCGCCGTGCATAACGTCGCGGACGGGAACCGGGCGCACATCCATCCCGGAGCGCGGGGGATCGCCGGCGGCATTGCCGTCCCGATGTTGCCGGACAACGTCGTGAGCCCGGTGTTTGTCGTGCCGGACGGCGCGGTCATGAACCTCGTTACGGACGTTCCCGGTTTCCTCGCGGGAAACACTTACATCAATATCCATAACGCCGCGTTCCCGGGCGGGGTGATCCGGGGGCAGCTCGACATGGAGCCCACGGTGATGCGGTTCGCCTCGCTGGACAACGCGCAGGAGACGACGGGCTCGGATTCGACCGGGAAAGGCGGCGGGGTCGTCGGGGTGAACGAAGCGACGGGCCGGGTCGCCGGATTCGCGGTGCATAACGTCGCGGACGGGAACCGGGCGCACATCCATCCCGGGGCCCGCGGAATCGCCGGAGGCATTGCCGTCCCGATGCTGCCGGACCCGCTCGTGAGCCCGGTGTTCGCCGTTCCGGACGGCGCGCTCATGAACCTCGTGACGGACGTGCCGGCATTTCTCGCGGGGACCATGTACATCAACGTCCACAGCGCCGCGTTCCCAGGCGGAGTGATCCGGGGGCAGCTCGACCAGAACTGACGGTTGTTGGAGGAAGGAAGGGGGCCTCGTGCGCCGAGGACCCCGGCAAGCCCGGGCCGGTTTCAGCCCGCCTGGGTTTCCTTGACGTGCTTCAGGATCTTGATCTGGCCGTCGAGCGCTTCCGTTGCAAGGTTCAGCGCCTGCGCGGAGGTTTCGCAGAAAGTGAGCTTGTGCTCGATCGTCCGCGTGATCAACGTGTGCGACATCCGGATCTTGTTCTGCACTTCCTCGGGCTGGTCGTACAGGACTTCCATCAGCGCGTTGAAGAACAGGCCGTACTGTTCCCTCAGGAACTTCTGCAGGAGCACGCCCCTGCTGTCCATGTCGGCGTAGTAGCGGTTTCCCTCCGGGCCCATGCACCAGATTTCGTCGTACGGCTTCAGCGATTCGATCTCGGAGTGGTTCAGCATGAAATATTTCAGGATATCCCGTATCTCCGTCGCCATTCCTTCGAGATGGTTGATCATCTGCATCAGGTCCATTGCCATTGCATACCCCTCCGGAAGTCAATTTCAAGTTGCCAATTCTATGCTTTCCGCCCGGCGGTCGCAACGAAAAACGGCGCCGGGGGGTATAATTCCCCGTGGCGGTACGCCCGGACCCGCCGGAAAGAGGGGGCGCGAATGCAGACATTCGACGATTTCGCCGACCGTTACGACCCTTGGTTCAGGACCCGGCTTGGAAGCTACGTCCTGCGCCACGAAAAGGAGCTCGTCCTGGAGCTCGCGGCGCCGAGAGCCGGAGACAAGGTCCTCGACATCGGGGTCGGGACCGGCATCTTCGCCCTCGAGCTGATGAAGCACGGCGTCGACCTCGTCGGGATCGACGTGTCCGAAAAAATGCTCGACGTTGCGCGGTCGAAGGGCGTGGCGAACGTCCGCCTGGGCGATGCCGTATCCCTCGATTTCCCGGACGAGAGTTTCGACCTCGTCATTTCCATCACGGCGCTGGAATTCATCGGGGATTACGAAAAGGCGATCTCCGAGATGGTGAGGGTCTGCAGGAAAGGGGGGAGGGTCGTCGTCGGCACGCTCGGCTCGGGATCCCTTTGGGCGCTGAAGCGGAGCAGGGCGGCGCGGAAGGATCCGGAATCGGTATTCCGGCACGCAAGATTCTATTCCTTCAAGGAGCTGAAGCGGGCGGCGGTACGCTTCGGATACAGGGCCGTCGTCAAGGGAGCGATATTCGCGCCGCCGTTCGACAACGCGCTCTCCGTGTTCCTCGGGGAGCTGCTGGAAAAGGTCTGCCGGTCGCTCATCCCTTCAAGGGGAGCCTTCCTGATCTTCCGGATCGACAGGGAGTGACCTCCATGACCCTGTGCGAATCGGGAAAGGATTTTTTTGCATCGCTGTTGAAGAATTGACGCGCAATTACGGTAATGGTATCCAGTAATACTGCGGGATGGTCATTGCTTTGACGAGATGACGAGTCCGCTTCCTTTGGAGGGCGCCGGACGCATATAGCG includes these proteins:
- a CDS encoding CHRD domain-containing protein — protein: MRSWKRTYGLLCLLFAGVLVGACGGGGGGGVVGAPAPPAGALDVFVSPDVAMRFASLDNAQETTGSDSTGIGGGFIAVNTVTGQVSGFLVHNIADAQSAHIHVGARGIAGGIVIELTPDNTATTTVYTVPDNTFLPNPVTDVPAFLAGNLYFNVHNAAFPGGVIRGQLDMEPTTIRFASLDNTQETTGSNSAGIGGGIIGIDEVTGQVMGFAVHNVADGNRAHIHPGARGIAGGIAVPMLPDNVVSPVFVVPDGAVMNLVTDVPGFLAGNTYINIHNAAFPGGVIRGQLDMEPTVMRFASLDNAQETTGSDSTGKGGGVVGVNEATGRVAGFAVHNVADGNRAHIHPGARGIAGGIAVPMLPDPLVSPVFAVPDGALMNLVTDVPAFLAGTMYINVHSAAFPGGVIRGQLDQN
- a CDS encoding methyltransferase domain-containing protein, which produces MQTFDDFADRYDPWFRTRLGSYVLRHEKELVLELAAPRAGDKVLDIGVGTGIFALELMKHGVDLVGIDVSEKMLDVARSKGVANVRLGDAVSLDFPDESFDLVISITALEFIGDYEKAISEMVRVCRKGGRVVVGTLGSGSLWALKRSRAARKDPESVFRHARFYSFKELKRAAVRFGYRAVVKGAIFAPPFDNALSVFLGELLEKVCRSLIPSRGAFLIFRIDRE